Proteins encoded within one genomic window of Gigantopelta aegis isolate Gae_Host chromosome 2, Gae_host_genome, whole genome shotgun sequence:
- the LOC121388604 gene encoding G-protein coupled receptor 157-like, which produces MNTTDHPSMKPNQTDIIYAAITGLTAILSMAGSSIIVATYIAYKDCRIFGRQLLAFLSVADFLTALGNLLGVVWFVWADSSVIRRSMIYCKFQSALTIFSSIASFLWMVVIAFGLLLSIVLSKARVFESYGKFYHLVCWVLPGLIVTVSLSLDVLGYDSDLNQDSWCWVDPRVSHALVWQFVTGKGWELASYVITVVIYTVVKIYLFKNSTHTLAVNPHRLRHAGVKEANRKLTFVPLVFILLRVWGTLRFIIGVVDHEYAKSPQASWIVPLQCVGDSAQGIANCVIYCFFTTAIRRRLVNSCCCVKRRSGQITEVTSHSIKPSSVDVI; this is translated from the exons ATGAACACCACAGATCATCCTTCCATGAAGCCAAACCAAACGGACATCATCTACGCCGCAATTACAGGCCTGACGGCGATTTTGTCCATGGCTGGATCCAGCATCATAGTCGCCACATATATCGCGTACAAAGACTGCCGCATCTTTGGACGCCAGCTGCTggcctttctttccgtggccgaCTTCCTGACGGCGCTGGGCAACCTGCTGGGCGTGGTGTGGTTCGTCTGGGCCGACTCCTCTGTCATCAGGAGGAGCATGATCTACTGTAAGTTCCAGAGCGCTCTCACCATTTTCTCCAGCATTGCCTCCTTTCTGTGGATGGTCGTCATCGCTTTTGGACTTCTGCTGAGCATCGTCCTGTCCAAGGCCAGAGTCTTTGAGAGCTATGGAAAGTTCTATCATCTTGTTTGCTGGGTTCTTCCAG GTTTGATTGTGACCGTGTCTCTGTCGCTGGATGTGCTGGGATACGACTCTGACCTGAATCAGGACAGTTGGTGCTGGGTCGACCCACGCGTGTCGCACGCTCTCGTCTGGCAGTTCGTCACGGGGAAGGGCTGGGAACTCGCTTCCTACGTCATCACCGTCGTCATATACACCGTCGTGAAGATTTATCTCTTTAAAAAC TCAACGCACACGTTGGCCGTCAACCCTCACCGACTGCGACACGCTGGCGTGAAGGAGGCGAACCGGAAGCTGACGTTCGTACCGCTCGTCTTCATCCTGCTGCGGGTGTGGGGCACGCTGAGGTTCATCATCGGCGTCGTCGACCACGAGTACGCCAAGTCGCCTCAGGCGTCCTGGATCGTTCCTCTACAG TGTGTCGGAGACAGCGCGCAGGGGATTGCCAACTGCGTCATCTACTGTTTTTTCACAACAGCCATCAGACGACGTCTTGTCAACAGCTGCTGCTGCGTCAAACGTAGGTCCGGACAGATCACGGAAGTGACGTCACATTCTATAAAACCGTCCTCCGTGGATGTTATTTGA